TGCCCTCGCTAGCGAAATTGAAGAATATGAAATCCTTCAATCTATCCCTGGAATCGGAGAAAAAATCGCTGCAACGATTATTTCTGAAATCGGAGAGATAGATCGGTTTAATGGTGCCAAGAGGTTGGTTGCATTCGCTGGAATAGATCCTAGTGTGTACTCTTCAGGAAAGTTTACTGCATCGGTAAACCGAATAACCAAACGTGGCTCGTGTAGGCTTCGCCACGCCTTGTATATGGCTGTTCAAAGTGGTATTCGGGATTCCCGTAAAAAGAAAACGACTGATGAGATTATTCCACGCAATAGAAGACTACGAGAGTTTTACGATAAGAAACGAGAAGAAGGAAAACCCTTTAGAGTAGCGATCATTGCCTGTACAAATAAGCTCTTTTTCCAAGATATAGCTTAAAATCTATATCTAACTAAATACAACAAAACCTTCCAAAAAGAGCATAACGGAAGGTTATTTGGCATGAATATTTTTAGTATAACATGAGGTTATTAAACTTTTAATTGAAAAATGTTGACAAACTATTAGCTGGTTTACTTTAAGTACATATTTCCAAAAAATACCCGTTATTATGGCGTTTATCTGGTAAACCACCAAATTATAAACAAGGAAACTGCTATTATTGCACTTCCTTAAACCATTGTCAAAAACTCACTAAATTTTATTAAAGCACCACAGAAGCACATACTAAGACTTTATAATACGTGTATATGGTGACTGAATGATAAGCCTGTTCACTGTTGCAATTGAGAATTGTGTGAGTAGATTTATTTATCTTTTCACTTTAGAACGTTCAGTGCAACCTTGGCAGCTTCTGCGACAAGCGCATTGTCATAGGCGGCATTCTGTGTAGATCTGCTGGATAGGACTGCGATGACAATGGGAGCTCTATTCGGCGGCCACACAATCGCAATGTCATTCCGCGTTCCATAGCTTCCTGCCCCACTCTTATCATCTACTTCCCAACCTGTTGGTGCGCCAGCACGGATCAATGCATCTCCAGTGGTATTTCCCCGCATCCAATCTGTCAGGATCTTACGTTTTTCAGTAGGGAGAAAGTCGCTGACTGCGAAAGCCTGGAGGCTCGTAGCAAGTGATTTTGGTGTGCTTGTGTCACGCTTATCTCCAGGAACAGCTGAGTTCAAATCCGGCTCGTAGCGATCAACCTGAGTAACGTTATCGCCAATCTGCCTCAGTGTTGTTTCAAATCCCTCAGGGCCTCCCAGTTTCTCTAATAAAAGGTTCCCAGCGGTGTTGTCGCTATATCTGACAGCAGCCTCGATAACTTCCCAAAGAGTCATCCCGGTATCTACGTGAAGCTCTGTCACGGGTGAATACGAAACTATGTCCTCGCTCTTATATGTGACTAACTCGTCGAGTTGATCAATTGAGTAATGCTGCAGTAATGCACCTGCGGCTAGAGCTTTGTAAGTAGATGCG
This Neobacillus sp. YX16 DNA region includes the following protein-coding sequences:
- the bla gene encoding class A beta-lactamase, with the protein product MRKTHDIFSMNNFINALLALVVAIVPLAGWSMNTKNLSDKPEKVVTKTPAPHIHREFAELESKFDARLGVYAIDTSTNRTVSYRPNERFAYASTYKALAAGALLQHYSIDQLDELVTYKSEDIVSYSPVTELHVDTGMTLWEVIEAAVRYSDNTAGNLLLEKLGGPEGFETTLRQIGDNVTQVDRYEPDLNSAVPGDKRDTSTPKSLATSLQAFAVSDFLPTEKRKILTDWMRGNTTGDALIRAGAPTGWEVDDKSGAGSYGTRNDIAIVWPPNRAPIVIAVLSSRSTQNAAYDNALVAEAAKVALNVLK